The proteins below are encoded in one region of Triticum aestivum cultivar Chinese Spring chromosome 1B, IWGSC CS RefSeq v2.1, whole genome shotgun sequence:
- the LOC123076672 gene encoding uncharacterized protein — MPPGRANRARQRAGDFSRSASSSPHTRRLQPNRARVWLAPASSPPRHRQIRRREAPTTPPQAGRPFSFTPPGPAAPPRLLPARPDVHPRPTADAPGLRPPAWPSLPSARQQDAPGLRPARIAGQVNLLTKFNERSGRNYPHQQLRNRWDACRSDYAIWKTLLQKASRIGRDPYTKTIAATDEWCALELKARPQATKYRHAPLAEEDKMEEVFDACCVTNEHARVPIPTYQGSTSRINLDDESGCEGDKTEVTPRANRAKGGKKRAFPYSPSPKANEKWASEQAKNEAFVRMVDLFDSRNKRDETQVSAREEIHEMMAMVEADGGAPGSDVHFYASQLFKD, encoded by the exons ATGCCACCAGGGAGGGCCAACCGAGCGAGGCAAAGAGCAGGGGATTTCTCACGAAGCGCTTCGTCCTCCCCGCACACCCGTCGTCTCCAGCCAAATCGAGCTAGGGTTTGGCTCGCACCAGCCAGCTCCCCGCCCCGGCATCGTCAGATCCGCCGGCGGGAGGCCCCTACGACGCCGCCCCAGGCCGGCCGCCCCTTCTCCTTCACTCCTCCTGGACCGGCCGCCCCTCCTCGACTCCTCCCCGCCCGCCCCGACGTCCATCCTCGCCCTACAGCAGATGCCCCCGGCCTCCGCCCGCCTGCCTGGCCCTCCCTTCCCTCCGCCCGACAGCAGGACGCGCCCGGCCTCCGCCCGGCCAGGATAGCTG GCCAAGTTAATTTGCTTACTAAGTTTAATGAGCGCTCCGGGAGAAATTATCCGCACCAACAATTAAGAAACCGGTGGGATGCATGTAGAAGTGATTATGCCATATGGAAGACATTGCTTCAAAAAGCTTCACGCATCGGAAGAGATCCTTATACAAAGACCATTGCTGCTACGGATGAGTGGTGTGCATTGGAGTTGAAG GCACGTCCGCAGGCTACCAAGTATCGGCATGCTCCACTTGCAGAGGAGGACAAAATGgaggaggtgtttgatgcttgttGTGTCACAAACGAGCATGCGAGAGTGCCAATTCCCACATATCAAGGTTCTACATCTCGAATCAATTTGGATGATGAGTCTGGTTGTGAAGGTGACAAAACTGAAGTTACACCTCGTGCGAATCGTGCAAAGGGTGGGAAGAAGAGGGCATTTCCTTATTCCCCAAGTCCTAAGGCAAATGAAAAGTGGGCAAGTGAGCAGGCAAAGAATGAGGCATTTGTTCGTATGGTGGACCTCTTTGATTCAAGGAACAAGAGAGATGAGACTCAAGTTTCAGCAAGAGAAGAGATTCATGAAATGATGGCCATGGTAGAAGCAGATGGTGGTGCACCTGGGAGTGATGTTCATTTCTATGCTTCACAACTATTCAAGGATTAG